From Nematostella vectensis chromosome 14, jaNemVect1.1, whole genome shotgun sequence, a single genomic window includes:
- the LOC125559813 gene encoding uncharacterized protein LOC125559813 isoform X4: MILVYISRNTATKKKPSQKVVEAASLNDETSGGKHANKRPKSNKSKSGDVRTPKPKVNKDVPAEDQPSPVSQQKQKIKYLSKPLEGVKRLLSDLFTEEELMRCTLKGKGRSRDVLDSNKLQMFYGAMRGNYGMTDEKVDQLIRNQQKSLKDKTKKVFSTAK; the protein is encoded by the exons ATGATTCTTGTTTATATTTCAAGAAACACAGCGACCAAGAAAAAGCCGAGTCAAAAGGTGGTAGAAGCCGCAAGCTTAAATGACGAAACAAGCGGAGGAAAGCATG CCAATAAAAGACCAAAAAGCAACAAGTCAAAGTCGGGAGACGTTCGAACACCCAAACCTAAG gTTAACAAAGATGTTCCTGCAGAGGATCAACCCAGTCCAGTG TCACAACAAAAGCAGAAAATTAAGTACCTCTCAAAGCCCCTGGAAGGGGTGAAAAGGCTCCTCTCAGACCTCTTCACCGAAGAAGAACTCATGCGGTGTACTCTGAAGGGGAAAGGGAGGTCCAGGGATGTCCTGGACAGCAACAAGCTGCAGATGTTTTATG GTGCAATGAGAGGAAATTATGGGATGACAGATGAAAAAGTGGACCAGCTGATTAGAAATCAGCAAAAATCCTTAAAAGACAAAACCAAAAAAGTCTTCAGTACAGCTAAGTGA
- the LOC125559813 gene encoding uncharacterized protein LOC125559813 isoform X3 translates to MTKQAEESMPIKDQKATSQSRETFEHPNLSYSAMLEDEQPNNWETFAHSTTSAIQDLKAEVETLKQEVKHLKRKLKVNKDVPAEDQPSPVSQQKQKIKYLSKPLEGVKRLLSDLFTEEELMRCTLKGKGRSRDVLDSNKLQMFYGAMRGNYGMTDEKVDQLIRNQQKSLKDKTKKVFSTAK, encoded by the exons ATGACGAAACAAGCGGAGGAAAGCATG CCAATAAAAGACCAAAAAGCAACAAGTCAAAGTCGGGAGACGTTCGAACACCCAAACCTAAG TTATTCCGCTATGTTGGAAGATGAGCAGCCCAACAACTGGGAAACATTCGCTCATAGCACTACTTCTGCCATCCAAGACCTCAAGGCAGAGGTCGAAACACTTAAACAAGAGGTCAAACACctgaaaagaaaactaaag gTTAACAAAGATGTTCCTGCAGAGGATCAACCCAGTCCAGTG TCACAACAAAAGCAGAAAATTAAGTACCTCTCAAAGCCCCTGGAAGGGGTGAAAAGGCTCCTCTCAGACCTCTTCACCGAAGAAGAACTCATGCGGTGTACTCTGAAGGGGAAAGGGAGGTCCAGGGATGTCCTGGACAGCAACAAGCTGCAGATGTTTTATG GTGCAATGAGAGGAAATTATGGGATGACAGATGAAAAAGTGGACCAGCTGATTAGAAATCAGCAAAAATCCTTAAAAGACAAAACCAAAAAAGTCTTCAGTACAGCTAAGTGA
- the LOC125559813 gene encoding uncharacterized protein LOC125559813 isoform X1 — MRTALNASNNWQVNSSITDDSNLSLEYNTPDPLITNAFPSYSAMLEDEQPNNWETFAHSTTSAIQDLKAEVETLKQEVKHLKRKLKVNKDVPAEDQPSPVSQQKQKIKYLSKPLEGVKRLLSDLFTEEELMRCTLKGKGRSRDVLDSNKLQMFYGAMRGNYGMTDEKVDQLIRNQQKSLKDKTKKVFSTAK, encoded by the exons ATGCGTACAGCACTTAATGCATCTAATAATTGGCAAGTCAATTCTTCAATAACTGACGATTCTAACCTATCACTCGAATACAACACTCCTGATCCATTAATTACTAACGCCTTTCCCAGTTATTCCGCTATGTTGGAAGATGAGCAGCCCAACAACTGGGAAACATTCGCTCATAGCACTACTTCTGCCATCCAAGACCTCAAGGCAGAGGTCGAAACACTTAAACAAGAGGTCAAACACctgaaaagaaaactaaag gTTAACAAAGATGTTCCTGCAGAGGATCAACCCAGTCCAGTG TCACAACAAAAGCAGAAAATTAAGTACCTCTCAAAGCCCCTGGAAGGGGTGAAAAGGCTCCTCTCAGACCTCTTCACCGAAGAAGAACTCATGCGGTGTACTCTGAAGGGGAAAGGGAGGTCCAGGGATGTCCTGGACAGCAACAAGCTGCAGATGTTTTATG GTGCAATGAGAGGAAATTATGGGATGACAGATGAAAAAGTGGACCAGCTGATTAGAAATCAGCAAAAATCCTTAAAAGACAAAACCAAAAAAGTCTTCAGTACAGCTAAGTGA
- the LOC125559813 gene encoding uncharacterized protein LOC125559813 isoform X2, producing the protein MRTALNASNNWQVNSSITDDSNLSLEYNTPDPLITNAFPSYSAMLEDEQPNNWETFAHSTTSAIQDLKAEVETLKQEVKHLKRKLKVNKDVPAEDQPSPVQKIKYLSKPLEGVKRLLSDLFTEEELMRCTLKGKGRSRDVLDSNKLQMFYGAMRGNYGMTDEKVDQLIRNQQKSLKDKTKKVFSTAK; encoded by the exons ATGCGTACAGCACTTAATGCATCTAATAATTGGCAAGTCAATTCTTCAATAACTGACGATTCTAACCTATCACTCGAATACAACACTCCTGATCCATTAATTACTAACGCCTTTCCCAGTTATTCCGCTATGTTGGAAGATGAGCAGCCCAACAACTGGGAAACATTCGCTCATAGCACTACTTCTGCCATCCAAGACCTCAAGGCAGAGGTCGAAACACTTAAACAAGAGGTCAAACACctgaaaagaaaactaaag gTTAACAAAGATGTTCCTGCAGAGGATCAACCCAGTCCAGTG CAGAAAATTAAGTACCTCTCAAAGCCCCTGGAAGGGGTGAAAAGGCTCCTCTCAGACCTCTTCACCGAAGAAGAACTCATGCGGTGTACTCTGAAGGGGAAAGGGAGGTCCAGGGATGTCCTGGACAGCAACAAGCTGCAGATGTTTTATG GTGCAATGAGAGGAAATTATGGGATGACAGATGAAAAAGTGGACCAGCTGATTAGAAATCAGCAAAAATCCTTAAAAGACAAAACCAAAAAAGTCTTCAGTACAGCTAAGTGA